The following are encoded in a window of Chloroflexia bacterium SDU3-3 genomic DNA:
- a CDS encoding 1,4-dihydroxy-2-naphthoate polyprenyltransferase, with protein sequence MTTTQPPAPSPARVWLMAARPATLPAAAAPVLVGTAAAAAVGSFRPLPALAALLGALLIQIGTNYANDYFDFKKGADTAERIGPTRATQSGLLRPETVRNGMIATFALAALVGLYLVAVGGWPILVVGVLSIAAGVLYTGGPWPLGYNGLGDVFSFVFFGLVAVCGTAYVQAGAVPPLAILASLPIAALVTAILVVNNLRDVATDRVAGKRTLAVIFGPGFARAEYAALVVAPYLLLPVIWLAGSATPWVLLPLLTAPLAVRLVRTMLSESGPTLNRALKGTGQLELLFGLLLALGLVL encoded by the coding sequence ATGACCACGACACAACCCCCGGCCCCCAGCCCCGCCAGGGTCTGGCTGATGGCCGCCCGACCCGCCACCCTGCCCGCCGCAGCCGCGCCGGTGCTGGTGGGCACCGCCGCCGCAGCCGCCGTCGGCAGCTTCCGACCGCTGCCCGCCCTGGCCGCGCTGCTGGGCGCGCTGCTCATCCAGATCGGCACCAACTACGCCAACGACTACTTCGACTTCAAGAAGGGCGCGGACACCGCCGAGCGCATCGGGCCGACGCGCGCCACCCAGAGCGGGCTGCTGAGGCCCGAGACGGTGCGCAACGGCATGATCGCCACCTTCGCCCTGGCCGCGCTGGTGGGCCTCTACCTGGTGGCGGTGGGCGGCTGGCCCATCCTGGTGGTGGGCGTGCTCTCGATCGCGGCGGGCGTGCTGTACACCGGCGGGCCGTGGCCGCTGGGCTACAACGGCCTGGGCGATGTGTTCAGCTTCGTGTTCTTCGGGCTGGTAGCGGTGTGCGGCACGGCCTACGTGCAGGCGGGCGCGGTGCCGCCGCTGGCCATCCTGGCCTCGCTGCCGATCGCCGCGCTGGTCACGGCCATCCTGGTGGTGAACAACCTGCGCGACGTGGCCACCGACCGCGTGGCGGGCAAGCGCACCCTGGCGGTGATCTTCGGCCCCGGCTTCGCCCGCGCCGAGTACGCCGCGCTGGTGGTCGCGCCCTACCTGCTGCTGCCGGTGATCTGGCTGGCGGGCAGCGCGACGCCCTGGGTGCTGCTGCCGCTGCTCACCGCACCGCTGGCCGTGCGCCTGGTGCGCACCATGCTCAGCGAGTCCGGCCCCACGCTCAACCGCGCCCTGAAGGGTACCGGCCAGCTTGAGCTGCTGTTCGGCCTGCTGTTGGCGCTAGGCCTGGTGCTGTAG